The nucleotide window CTACGTCACGATTCTACGACTCATAATATCCTTACAAAACTATTATGGTAGTAAGAATACCATGGAATCcttatatatttcattttttgTATACATGAAAGTTAAAAGTAAATTTATATAATCATGCAGGATTGCatgtgaaaaaaaatatattttctttcttaagatgTAAATTTCAAGCAATATATGATTCCGATTGTGGAGGTGGGCGATGGCAGTGGCGGCGACGGCCGTCCGACGCATCCGCTTGAAGGAATTCCAACGGATGAGAATGGCCGGGCGCTTAGATGGATGCGCAAAAGCCGCATCTTCGAACGTGGTCCCATCCTGCGCGGGTGGGCCAGGCCACAGCTTTCCAGTGCTGCATCCTGTCCCACGGTGCCGCGGTCCCCACCGCGACCGACCCCGGCACGTCCTTGGGTACGTCGAGCTGCGCGGCCCGGCACGGACGCGGCGCCAACCATCGGCGATTGGTCGAACGACAGCGTCGGTCCACAACGTGTTTCCGGAGTGGGCCCGATCGTGGCTCACCGGGGCCGGCCCAGTGATTGGAAAGTTCAGTggctgaagagagagagagagagagagagagagagagagaggggcccaGTGACTGTGCCGTCGTTGCACAGGGAAGGAAGCACACAAAGTTGCACGTCAAGAACACCTGCGATGCAACCAATTCTGTAGAAGTTCACCGGTCATTCCACCTATTTAAGCTGACAGTCACATTGTACTCAAGTTCGGATGCAAATGGATGCATCCGATATGCCCGCCTACTACGTCGTTTTTGCGTGTGATACCGAAGATGTATGTCTATCGTAGGGATTAGGGATTGAGAAGTCGTTCTTgacatggagaagatggtactaaTTTGGTGCAGAGGAAAGATAGACAGTGCTTGAgagtctctccctctctcctgTATTACCTACCTATACATCATCAGTTTGTTAAAGGATGCTCTCGTTTTCATAAGATAATAATCTTCACAACATTTTCATCGACAGTGGGTAGCATCTCGACTCGATTCTCTATCATTACACAATAAAACTGTCTACAGTTTGATACTATTAGGGTAGACTTGACTTGTTGAGGATCCACCTCTCTCAGCTCATTTTTGGCATGCATGGAGCAGCCGTCACCTGTCTTCACCTCTCTCCTGTGCAATGCCATTAACCCAAAAGCTTAAAGGCTAAGAATCTCTCTCTACCAACCAAACACtaccaagaaaaataaaatatacaaGCACTCAAGGCAGAAACAAACCCCCCCTtccttttgcttcatgtcttcttgactctctctctctctctctctctctctctcccttctttGTGTTCTCTGCAACTCCTTGTGGATGGGATTCTCCACCACCTCTTGAGCCCTGAACCTTTTGCCATAAAGGAAATCGATCATAAAGGGATAAGGTGGTGGAGGAACAAAAGACAGGGCAGATAACAAGGGCAGCCAGCCATGGTTTTCCCATCGGTTCCCGTCTATCTAGATCCACCTAATTGGAACCAGGTAAGCTCACTTCTCTTTTCCTCCAATACCTTCCACCTCCAAAAGTCATGGCGAAACAAGTAAAAAATTCTCATGCTTTTGCACAATCTCTTGTTGAATATACCAGCGGCACTAATTTCTTGTTGTATcccttccttcttttcttctcttcttcttggtGATTACCTTAGCAGCTGCAAGCTCATCAGCAAGGGAGTAGTAGCGGCGGCGGGGCTTCCCAGCTCCCGCCAGGGATGGCAGCCCCACGCCCTGAAGGTGGCATGTCTGCCACGATCAGGCCCGGATCGATGGTGGACCGAGCTCGGCTCGCGAAGATCCCTCAGCCGGAGCCGGGGCTCAAGTGCCCTCGTTGCGACTCTACCAACACCAAATTCTGCTACTTCAACAACTACTCCTTGTCGCAGCCACGCCACTTCTGCAAGACATGCCGACGTTACTGGACGCGGGGCGGGGCCCTCCGCAACGTCCCCGTCGGTGGTGGTTGCCGACGCAACAAACGGACCAAGTCCGCCGGTGGCAGCGCCTCAAGGTCCTCGACTACGACCACTCAGACCGgcgcctcctcctcgtcctccaccGCCACATCGTCGGGCGTGGGTGGTGCAATCACATCCAACGCACTGCTTACTCCGCAGCTGCCCTTCATGGCCTCATTGCACCCGCTGCCTGACTTCGGAGCCACCAACTTCGGGATGAGCTTCTCGGGCATCCAACCCGTGGATACATTGGACTATCAGctgggcggcggcagcagcggcagcggcagcggtgcccCATTGGGCGGCGGCAGCGGTGCCCCATTCGGCGGCGGCATCGGGATGGAAAACTTGAGGCTTCCGCAAATGCAGCAATTTTCCTCGCTGGGGGGACTGGACCTCCCCCAACCACCGGCACCGGCGCCAACTTCTGGGTTCTTCCCTTTCGTTGGTGAAGGCAGCGGGTTCGTCGGGGGATCATTTACATGGCAAGTTCAAACGAAACCGGTTGGTTCCGGGCTCATCACGCAGCTGGCTTCGGTGAAGATGGAAGACAGTCAACAGCTGTTCAATTTCCCCAGACCGCATCTTGGCATGTCTCGCAACGATCCATTctggagcggcagcggcagcggcggcggcggtggagccaGCAGTAGCGGCACCGGTGGATGGGCGACGGATCTTTCCGGATTCAACTCTTCATCTGGCAGTATCTTGTAATTGTATCTCTCCTGCAGGGACCTCACAACATGGAAGCTTACGTTTTTTGCCATGGCTTCGAAACCAACCACTTGACTCGAGAAAGAAGGACGAAGCAAGCAGTAGATCACTATAGCCCGACTTAACCTCTGTGATGGTGGATGGCATATGCTACTACAAGCTGTCTAAAAGAACTCTAGAGATGGTAGGTAGGTTTCTCGTTTCAGATTATTGGGATTGGTGTTCTTCCTGTTTCTTAATGTCGCAGT belongs to Musa acuminata AAA Group cultivar baxijiao chromosome BXJ3-5, Cavendish_Baxijiao_AAA, whole genome shotgun sequence and includes:
- the LOC135638550 gene encoding dof zinc finger protein DOF2.4-like isoform X1, with amino-acid sequence MVFPSVPVYLDPPNWNQQLQAHQQGSSSGGGASQLPPGMAAPRPEGGMSATIRPGSMVDRARLAKIPQPEPGLKCPRCDSTNTKFCYFNNYSLSQPRHFCKTCRRYWTRGGALRNVPVGGGCRRNKRTKSAGGSASRSSTTTTQTGASSSSSTATSSGVGGAITSNALLTPQLPFMASLHPLPDFGATNFGMSFSGIQPVDTLDYQLGGGSSGSGSGAPLGGGSGAPFGGGIGMENLRLPQMQQFSSLGGLDLPQPPAPAPTSGFFPFVGEGSGFVGGSFTWQVQTKPVGSGLITQLASVKMEDSQQLFNFPRPHLGMSRNDPFWSGSGSGGGGGASSSGTGGWATDLSGFNSSSGSIL
- the LOC135638550 gene encoding dof zinc finger protein DOF2.4-like isoform X2; protein product: MVFPSVPVYLDPPNWNQLQAHQQGSSSGGGASQLPPGMAAPRPEGGMSATIRPGSMVDRARLAKIPQPEPGLKCPRCDSTNTKFCYFNNYSLSQPRHFCKTCRRYWTRGGALRNVPVGGGCRRNKRTKSAGGSASRSSTTTTQTGASSSSSTATSSGVGGAITSNALLTPQLPFMASLHPLPDFGATNFGMSFSGIQPVDTLDYQLGGGSSGSGSGAPLGGGSGAPFGGGIGMENLRLPQMQQFSSLGGLDLPQPPAPAPTSGFFPFVGEGSGFVGGSFTWQVQTKPVGSGLITQLASVKMEDSQQLFNFPRPHLGMSRNDPFWSGSGSGGGGGASSSGTGGWATDLSGFNSSSGSIL